Proteins encoded together in one Leptidea sinapis chromosome 45, ilLepSina1.1, whole genome shotgun sequence window:
- the LOC126977351 gene encoding protein insensitive-like → MSLLSLTSMFSANQKKTCDKGTQTEFEYQLPEIEKMQSIIKDLCSKIETLESQLKTKASETLSMDSFEKDSDTSSDYSIRRRKRKRTSTKSSTFVESDFEDKSGVRKQFNSSDPDFKIHKEETPLKRLLKAKDMNKLTSNGEMVSLGDGNALVPARLIKYMDWSSYTNVTRKLLTAVFSRKVLATHSLTGKPSPAFPNKPPKKKLDPALVYDIVQTVVEKCSVPENVVRTSITTKCADESKMLRSRQKNLSKKKAVKKENISPSEDSADDSYSD, encoded by the exons ATGTCGCTTTTATCTTTAACATCTATGTTCTCA GCAAATCAGAAGAAAACTTGCGATAAAGGAACACAAACAGAATTCGAATATCAGTTACCAGAAATCGAGAAAATGCAATCGATTATTAAAGATCTCTGTTCCAAAATAGAAACTTTAGAGAGTCAGCTGAAAACAAAGGCATCTGAAACATTATCAATGGATTCTTTTGAGAAAGATTCTGATACCTCGAGTGATTATTCCATTCGTCGTCGTAAACGCAAAAGAACCAGCACAAAATCCTCAACATTTGTC GAGTCAGACTTTGAAGATAAATCAGGCGTCAGGAAACAATTTAATTCCTCTGATCCAGACTTTAAAATTCATAAAGAAGAAACACCACTAAAACGACTATTGAAAGCAAAAGATATGAACAAACTTACGAGCAATGGCGAAATg GTTTCATTAGGCGACGGAAATGCATTAGTACCGGcaagattaattaaatatatggaTTGGTCGTCATATACCAATGTCACCCGAAAATTATTGACTGCAGTATTTTCTCGAAA aGTGCTAGCAACCCATTCGTTAACCGGTAAACCGTCTCCGGCATTTCCAAATAAGCCTCCAAAGAAGAAATTAGATCCAGCACTGGTGTATGACATTGTACAGACTGTTGTTGAAAAGTGTAGTGTCCCAGAGAACGTTGTAAG AACAAGTATAACCACGAAATGTGCAGATGAGAGTAAAATGCTTCGGAGTCGTCAGAAAAATCTCTCTAAAAAGAAAGccgtaaaaaaagaaaacatatcACCGTCAGAAGATTCAGCAGATGACTCTTATTCGGATTAG